The following proteins are co-located in the Maridesulfovibrio sp. genome:
- a CDS encoding tRNA 2-thiocytidine biosynthesis TtcA family protein codes for MAKWGKLSFAQKKCVSTVGMLMQKTEMVNDGDRIGIAVSGGVDSFVLIRTMLIRQAIIPFNIELMVLHVNPGFVLDSHYPLSDWCRENGVASHIELTDYGPRAHGPENQKKSACFYCSRLRRKRLFELCDQYNLTHLALGHTADDLVTTFHMNMLQNGRVEGLSANESFFQGKLQVIRPTLMLEKKYIKAAARQWELPIWNNKCPSNDNTKRSEINNWLEEEWRKMPGSRNNTFNALRRWQLDLNIKTS; via the coding sequence ATGGCCAAATGGGGAAAACTGAGCTTTGCCCAGAAAAAATGCGTATCCACTGTAGGTATGCTCATGCAGAAGACCGAAATGGTCAACGATGGAGACCGTATCGGTATTGCCGTCTCCGGAGGCGTCGATAGCTTTGTGCTCATCCGCACCATGCTCATCCGGCAAGCCATCATACCATTTAATATAGAACTCATGGTCCTGCACGTTAACCCCGGATTTGTTCTCGACAGCCACTACCCTCTTTCAGACTGGTGCCGTGAAAACGGCGTCGCCTCCCACATCGAGCTTACCGACTACGGACCAAGAGCACACGGACCTGAAAACCAAAAAAAATCTGCATGTTTTTATTGCAGCCGTTTGAGGCGCAAAAGGCTATTCGAACTGTGTGACCAATACAATCTGACCCACCTCGCTCTCGGACACACTGCGGACGATCTGGTAACTACATTTCACATGAACATGCTCCAGAACGGACGGGTTGAAGGACTATCTGCCAATGAATCTTTTTTTCAAGGAAAACTGCAAGTTATCCGCCCGACGCTAATGCTTGAAAAGAAATATATCAAAGCGGCAGCACGTCAGTGGGAACTCCCCATCTGGAACAACAAATGCCCCTCCAATGACAACACCAAGCGCAGTGAAATCAACAACTGGCTGGAAGAAGAATGGCGAAAAATGCCCGGCTCCAGAAACAACACCTTCAATGCTTTAAGACGCTGGCAGCTTGACTTAAACATAAAAACATCTTAA